Proteins encoded together in one Candidatus Omnitrophota bacterium window:
- a CDS encoding protein kinase — MDLQITPQHRNKVEEFRLKHRTALLTLLFTDIVGSTKIKQDLGDQKGVALIQRHHTLVRELLSSFPEGEEIDTSGDSFFIVFVKPSDAVKFSLLLQTKLRALSKETPLPLYDRIGIHLGEVIIEEREDLPKAKDLFGIQVDSAARVMSLSYADQILMTRSVFDNARQVLKGQELESVGELSWLNHGPYALKGVEEPLEICEVGEKGIAPLVPPPDSEKAYRRISPDSEPVLGWRPALEIAVPGTEWILEEKLGEGGFGEVWKARHRKLKECRVFKFCFRADRVRSLKREVTLFRILKEHIGEHPNIVRLHDVFFDEPPYYIVTEYVEGRDLLTWWDGRGGATNIPWETRIEIVIQAAQALQAAHDAGIIHRDIKPSNILIGGRGISPGDIQVKLTDFGIGQVISTESLSGITRAGFTQTLLAEESASRSGTHLYMAPELIAGKPASIRSDIYSIGVVLYQLLVGDLSRPLAMGWSENINDPLVKEDIAHCCAENPQDRFTASGQLVQQLRSLGSRRERLAEQAKAKRRAKFRRRITMASSFLMGIIILLSIALGYGLRRERIQRHIAEREQYYSNIGFAGECIKNLRFDRARELLMACPSQFRNWEWGRYQLLCNQDLFTLNKHSNMVSSVAYSPDGQRIVTGSADGTVKVWSAETGQEIMSSEKISNYVTSVAFSPDSTHIIADGGIVLSAETGREAFRLPGNFLTMAISPDGKHIVMVDMVSMVETEGFMSGQVVHNNANTAKLWDLETGHEVITLDKHTGPITSVEYSPDAKRIVTGSEDFTAIVWDAETGQKMKSLKGHTNQVVFASFSPDGQRILTGSNDNTAKIWDADTGQEIKSLKGHYGPVITASFSTDGERIVTGSFDHTAKVWDSKTGQEVISLKHGDSHRDSDPVTYAVFNSDGQRVLTYTGLGGAMKLWDVETGQEIKTLKGHSMIITCVSISSDGQRIVTGSLDKTAKVWDFKTGQEVISLEGHTAAIRSAAFSPDGKRIVTVSNDSTAKVWDLENCQGANILEEYPSLSEQKTALSPTGEFIVTSDKDNAAIVRDAETGSEVHRLDGHSGRISSLGFSPDGSRIVTGSWGKTTKVWDIETGEEILTLAGGSSSVYPAVFSPNGKLIATINQIENDQIITIYDAKTGHEIRCLKGISDSTHLMAFNPDGKHFITASSGGLNKLSNDELEKFADEIKIWDSETGREITCREITSQEGRAGKVVSAAFSPDGKRIVTGHGDKSAKVWDAETAQEIPKIEGHSVGITPEVFSPDGKRILMGGQDNTVKVWDAETWNELVSLEGHSAPVHSAVFSPDGKQIATVSEGNIIKVWDAETGQIITTIEDHANILVFEAFSPDGKRIAARSWIKGQPGPGMEDSEEKIQIWDAKTGTKISSLEGVFGFVYSMLFNPDGNRIVTVSPGKKVEVFTDNTVFNLDEINLVVWDAETGREINRLDNSTSVFLSVGVSPDGKRIAMGCQDNTVKIWDFETLRELFSLEGHSAPVLYMAFSPDGKQIATGSMFKIVKVWNAETGQEITSLEKYSASIITIVFSQDGERIATEYEDHAKKIWNTRTGQEIISIKGLPNLISSIDLMAFTPDSKHFVTVSYNKSPKLFLDGLGESSDEVKIWDTRTGQEVISLSGLSGMVNSVVFSPDGKRIITKDVDGSQVWDIETGQTIIDSQSQSLTGKFSFSSAVFSPSGAHIVTTGWDSGWGENSKKDLSKVWDAKTGQELFIFEGNMPAAYSPDGKKIATGAINKTAKVWDAKTGKELITLRGHSGPVASLAFSPDGRRIVTGGGMGDGTVKVWNANTGRELISLEGRSSSVKSVSFSPDGKRIIVEYDSGAPKVWNAFPWREEDYPADSIAPFEERVELYKREYWRERLAKQKTP; from the coding sequence ATGGATCTGCAAATCACTCCGCAGCATCGCAATAAAGTTGAAGAATTCCGGCTCAAGCATCGAACCGCTCTACTCACGCTCCTGTTCACGGATATCGTCGGCTCCACCAAGATCAAGCAGGATTTGGGCGATCAAAAAGGGGTAGCGCTGATCCAACGCCATCATACTCTGGTTCGCGAGCTTCTTTCCTCCTTTCCCGAAGGCGAAGAAATCGATACGTCCGGCGATTCGTTTTTCATCGTATTCGTCAAACCTTCCGACGCCGTTAAATTCTCGCTCTTGTTGCAGACAAAACTGCGCGCATTAAGCAAAGAGACTCCTCTTCCCCTCTATGACCGGATTGGGATTCATCTGGGAGAGGTGATTATCGAGGAAAGAGAAGACTTGCCGAAGGCGAAAGATTTATTCGGCATTCAAGTAGACAGCGCCGCGCGGGTCATGTCGTTGAGCTATGCCGATCAAATTCTGATGACTCGATCGGTGTTCGATAACGCCCGGCAAGTTTTAAAAGGGCAGGAACTGGAGAGCGTTGGCGAATTGTCCTGGCTGAATCATGGCCCCTATGCGCTGAAAGGGGTGGAAGAGCCGCTGGAAATTTGCGAGGTCGGCGAGAAAGGCATTGCGCCGCTCGTTCCTCCCCCGGATTCGGAAAAAGCCTATCGCCGCATTTCTCCCGATAGCGAGCCGGTGCTGGGATGGCGGCCGGCGTTGGAAATTGCGGTTCCCGGAACGGAATGGATTTTGGAAGAGAAACTGGGGGAAGGAGGATTTGGGGAAGTATGGAAAGCGCGCCATCGCAAACTCAAGGAATGCCGCGTCTTCAAGTTTTGCTTCCGGGCCGACCGGGTGCGTTCTCTCAAACGGGAAGTAACGCTGTTCCGGATTCTGAAAGAACATATCGGCGAACATCCCAACATCGTACGGCTGCACGATGTTTTTTTCGATGAGCCTCCCTACTATATCGTTACCGAATATGTGGAAGGAAGAGATTTGTTGACATGGTGGGATGGACGCGGCGGCGCAACGAATATCCCTTGGGAAACCCGCATAGAGATCGTCATTCAAGCCGCGCAGGCACTTCAAGCCGCTCATGACGCGGGCATCATCCATCGGGACATAAAACCCTCGAATATCCTCATAGGCGGCCGGGGAATATCGCCGGGAGATATCCAGGTCAAGTTAACGGACTTCGGCATCGGCCAAGTGATCTCGACCGAATCACTATCGGGGATTACGCGAGCGGGCTTTACGCAGACTCTATTGGCGGAAGAGAGCGCCTCGCGTTCGGGTACGCATCTCTACATGGCTCCGGAATTGATTGCCGGAAAACCGGCATCGATACGGTCGGATATTTACTCTATTGGCGTTGTTTTATATCAGCTATTAGTTGGTGATTTATCTCGTCCGCTAGCCATGGGGTGGTCGGAGAACATCAACGATCCATTAGTGAAAGAGGATATAGCTCATTGTTGCGCGGAAAATCCACAAGATCGTTTTACGGCGTCGGGGCAGTTGGTTCAACAATTGCGCTCGTTGGGCAGCCGCCGAGAAAGACTAGCCGAACAAGCAAAAGCAAAACGCAGAGCGAAATTCCGCCGGAGGATCACTATGGCGTCTTCATTTTTAATGGGAATTATCATTTTACTTTCCATTGCATTGGGGTATGGATTAAGACGCGAAAGAATTCAACGTCATATCGCCGAACGCGAGCAATATTATTCGAATATTGGATTTGCTGGCGAGTGCATTAAAAACTTACGTTTCGATCGCGCTCGTGAATTGCTGATGGCCTGCCCTTCTCAATTCAGAAATTGGGAGTGGGGAAGATACCAATTGCTTTGCAACCAGGATTTATTCACTCTCAATAAGCATTCAAATATGGTAAGTTCTGTCGCCTACAGCCCTGATGGGCAACGCATTGTCACGGGGAGCGCGGATGGAACAGTAAAAGTGTGGAGCGCGGAGACCGGCCAGGAGATTATGAGTTCCGAGAAGATTTCAAATTATGTTACTTCGGTGGCATTCAGTCCAGACAGCACTCACATTATCGCAGATGGCGGCATAGTGTTGAGTGCTGAAACTGGCAGGGAGGCGTTCCGTCTTCCCGGTAATTTTTTAACAATGGCAATCAGCCCAGACGGTAAGCATATTGTTATGGTGGATATGGTTAGTATGGTTGAAACAGAAGGATTTATGTCGGGTCAGGTTGTTCATAATAATGCCAACACAGCGAAATTGTGGGATTTAGAAACAGGGCATGAAGTAATCACTTTAGATAAACATACGGGGCCAATAACCTCAGTGGAATACAGTCCTGATGCTAAACGCATCGTTACAGGGAGTGAGGATTTCACAGCCATAGTGTGGGACGCCGAGACGGGGCAAAAGATGAAAAGCCTCAAAGGGCATACCAACCAAGTTGTATTTGCATCATTCAGCCCGGACGGCCAACGCATTCTTACGGGAAGCAACGACAATACAGCAAAAATTTGGGATGCTGATACTGGCCAGGAGATAAAAAGCCTCAAAGGGCATTACGGTCCTGTTATTACTGCTTCATTCAGCACGGATGGAGAACGAATAGTTACAGGAAGCTTTGACCATACAGCGAAAGTATGGGATTCCAAGACTGGTCAAGAAGTCATTAGTCTCAAACATGGGGATTCACATAGGGATTCCGATCCGGTTACCTATGCCGTGTTCAACTCGGATGGTCAGCGCGTTTTAACCTATACAGGATTAGGAGGTGCAATGAAATTGTGGGATGTTGAGACTGGTCAAGAGATCAAAACTTTAAAAGGGCATTCAATGATTATTACTTGTGTGTCAATCAGCTCTGATGGTCAACGCATCGTCACAGGGAGTTTGGACAAAACGGCGAAAGTATGGGATTTCAAGACTGGACAAGAAGTCATAAGTCTTGAAGGACATACCGCTGCGATTCGGTCAGCCGCATTCAGTCCAGACGGCAAACGCATCGTTACGGTAAGTAATGACAGTACGGCGAAAGTGTGGGATCTCGAGAATTGCCAAGGTGCTAATATCCTCGAAGAATATCCTTCTCTTTCAGAGCAGAAAACGGCGCTTAGTCCGACAGGCGAGTTTATTGTTACATCGGACAAGGACAATGCAGCGATAGTGCGGGATGCGGAAACAGGGAGTGAAGTTCATCGTTTGGATGGGCATTCCGGCCGGATTTCCTCTTTGGGATTCAGTCCGGACGGCTCGCGTATTGTTACGGGGAGTTGGGGTAAAACAACAAAAGTTTGGGATATTGAGACGGGCGAAGAAATCTTAACTCTCGCAGGGGGTTCTTCCTCGGTCTATCCAGCGGTTTTCAGTCCAAATGGCAAACTTATTGCAACAATAAATCAGATAGAAAATGATCAAATTATTACTATATATGATGCTAAAACAGGCCATGAAATCCGTTGCCTCAAGGGGATTTCTGATTCAACGCATTTAATGGCATTCAATCCAGATGGTAAGCATTTTATCACTGCGAGTTCTGGGGGATTGAACAAATTGTCAAATGATGAGTTAGAAAAATTCGCCGATGAAATAAAGATATGGGATTCCGAAACTGGTCGAGAGATAACATGTCGGGAGATTACAAGTCAAGAAGGACGCGCGGGCAAGGTTGTTTCGGCGGCATTCAGTCCTGATGGCAAACGCATCGTTACCGGGCATGGGGACAAAAGTGCGAAAGTGTGGGATGCCGAGACAGCTCAAGAGATCCCTAAAATCGAAGGGCATTCAGTTGGGATTACCCCAGAAGTATTCAGCCCGGACGGCAAGCGCATTCTTATGGGGGGGCAGGATAATACAGTAAAGGTATGGGACGCCGAAACCTGGAATGAACTTGTCAGCCTAGAAGGGCATTCCGCACCGGTGCATTCTGCGGTTTTTAGCCCGGATGGGAAACAAATTGCAACGGTGAGCGAGGGCAATATAATTAAAGTGTGGGATGCTGAGACAGGCCAAATAATTACTACTATTGAAGATCATGCCAACATATTAGTATTTGAGGCATTCAGCCCAGACGGAAAGCGGATTGCCGCGAGGAGTTGGATAAAAGGTCAACCAGGGCCAGGGATGGAAGATAGTGAAGAGAAGATACAAATATGGGATGCTAAGACCGGCACAAAAATAAGTTCTCTTGAGGGCGTTTTCGGTTTCGTCTATTCGATGTTGTTCAATCCAGATGGCAATCGCATTGTTACGGTAAGTCCAGGTAAAAAAGTAGAAGTGTTTACTGATAATACAGTTTTTAATCTAGACGAAATAAATTTGGTCGTGTGGGATGCCGAAACGGGACGTGAGATTAATCGTCTCGATAATTCTACGAGCGTATTTTTGTCTGTAGGCGTCAGTCCGGATGGTAAGCGAATAGCTATGGGATGTCAGGACAATACAGTGAAAATATGGGACTTCGAAACCTTGCGAGAACTGTTCAGCCTAGAAGGACATTCCGCTCCAGTATTGTATATGGCATTCAGTCCAGATGGGAAACAAATTGCAACGGGGAGTATGTTTAAGATCGTAAAAGTATGGAATGCTGAGACCGGCCAAGAAATAACCAGCCTCGAAAAGTATTCCGCCAGTATCATTACTATAGTTTTTAGTCAAGACGGCGAACGTATTGCCACAGAGTATGAGGATCATGCTAAAAAGATATGGAATACGAGAACTGGTCAGGAAATTATTTCTATAAAGGGACTGCCCAATTTAATCAGCTCGATTGACTTGATGGCATTCACTCCAGACAGCAAGCATTTTGTTACTGTTAGTTATAATAAATCACCCAAATTGTTTTTAGATGGGTTAGGTGAATCAAGCGATGAAGTAAAGATATGGGATACCAGAACAGGACAAGAGGTCATAAGCCTTAGCGGCTTATCAGGCATGGTTAATTCAGTGGTTTTTAGCCCGGATGGAAAGCGTATTATCACCAAAGACGTTGATGGTTCACAAGTATGGGATATTGAAACCGGCCAAACAATCATCGATAGCCAGAGCCAGAGTTTGACTGGTAAGTTTTCGTTTTCATCCGCCGTATTTAGTCCAAGCGGCGCTCATATCGTTACAACAGGATGGGATTCAGGATGGGGAGAAAATTCCAAAAAAGATCTCTCAAAAGTTTGGGATGCGAAAACAGGTCAAGAACTTTTCATCTTTGAAGGAAATATGCCTGCAGCTTATAGTCCTGACGGAAAAAAAATAGCAACAGGCGCGATTAATAAAACAGCGAAAGTATGGGATGCAAAAACCGGGAAGGAACTGATTACTCTAAGAGGTCACTCCGGTCCGGTTGCTTCATTAGCGTTCAGTCCGGATGGACGGCGCATTGTTACAGGAGGTGGCATGGGAGATGGTACAGTAAAGGTGTGGAACGCTAATACGGGTAGAGAATTAATCAGCCTAGAAGGGCGTTCTTCAAGCGTTAAATCCGTGTCATTCAGTCCCGATGGCAAACGAATTATCGTAGAATATGATTCCGGCGCTCCAAAAGTGTGGAATGCATTTCCATGGCGTGAAGAAGATTATCCAGCTGATTCCATCGCGCCTTTCGAAGAGCGCGTGGAATTATATAAACGGGAATACTGGCGCGAGAGGCTTGCCAAACAAAAAACCCCCTGA
- a CDS encoding DUF1080 domain-containing protein: protein MKIWRIWMFAAIISLLAAPAAMAADSRPLTKPPKGEEWKPLFDGKTLAGWHTKVRPDAHNLMSWAAVNGVLVNIPPAGEDLHGIDLVSDVELGSHELYIEFMVPQGSNSGVYIIGQYEIQVLDSFENKKPAKIDCGGIYDKIAPSVFASLPPGYWQCFHAIFHKAIVKDGKVIQKPRITVYYNGKNVIDNVEIEGVTGAALKNEVVETGPTYLQGNHGMVLFRNIYYKPFE, encoded by the coding sequence ATGAAAATATGGCGTATATGGATGTTTGCGGCCATCATAAGTTTGCTTGCGGCGCCCGCGGCGATGGCGGCCGATTCTCGGCCTTTGACGAAGCCTCCCAAAGGCGAGGAATGGAAGCCCCTTTTCGACGGCAAAACCCTTGCGGGATGGCATACGAAAGTTCGGCCCGACGCGCATAACCTGATGAGCTGGGCCGCCGTCAATGGCGTGCTCGTTAACATTCCCCCCGCCGGCGAAGACCTTCACGGCATCGACCTTGTCAGCGATGTGGAGTTAGGCAGCCATGAACTCTACATCGAATTCATGGTCCCCCAGGGCAGCAACAGCGGCGTCTATATTATCGGCCAATACGAGATTCAAGTGCTCGATAGTTTCGAAAATAAGAAGCCTGCGAAAATCGACTGCGGCGGCATATACGACAAGATCGCTCCCAGCGTCTTCGCTTCGCTGCCTCCCGGCTATTGGCAATGTTTTCACGCCATTTTCCATAAGGCAATCGTGAAAGATGGCAAAGTAATTCAGAAACCGCGCATAACGGTTTACTATAATGGCAAAAATGTCATCGACAACGTCGAAATCGAAGGCGTTACCGGCGCCGCGCTGAAAAATGAGGTCGTCGAAACCGGCCCCACCTACCTCCAAGGCAATCATGGCATGGTTTTATTCCGCAATATCTACTACAAACCGTTCGAGTAA